One part of the Desulfatirhabdium butyrativorans DSM 18734 genome encodes these proteins:
- a CDS encoding 4Fe-4S dicluster domain-containing protein, with translation MSKYYLLQDKKKCIGCHSCEIVCKSNKSLPVGPKLCQIITVGPKMINGLPKAAYVFMPCFHCENPWCVAACPTGAMQKRAKDGIVFVDHSLCVGCKACITACPWGAPQWNPEIGKVVKCDYCKDRIDDGLKPACVTVCTTHCLSFGLTETLPDIRRQRHAEAVAGLDA, from the coding sequence ATGAGCAAATATTATCTGTTGCAGGACAAAAAGAAATGCATCGGTTGCCACAGTTGTGAAATTGTTTGCAAGAGCAACAAATCCCTTCCGGTCGGGCCGAAACTCTGCCAGATCATCACCGTCGGCCCCAAGATGATCAACGGTCTTCCCAAAGCGGCCTATGTCTTCATGCCCTGTTTCCATTGCGAAAACCCGTGGTGTGTGGCCGCTTGCCCGACAGGCGCCATGCAGAAGCGGGCCAAAGACGGCATCGTTTTCGTCGATCACAGCCTGTGTGTCGGATGCAAAGCCTGCATCACCGCCTGCCCCTGGGGCGCGCCCCAGTGGAACCCGGAAATCGGCAAGGTGGTGAAATGCGATTACTGCAAGGATCGCATCGACGACGGACTCAAACCCGCCTGTGTCACGGTCTGCACGACCCACTGCCTGAGTTTCGGTTTGACAGAAACGCTCCCCGACATCCGCAGACAGCGACATGCCGAGGCTGTCGCAGGACTGGACGCATAA
- a CDS encoding molybdopterin-dependent oxidoreductase: protein MEKTVYTLCFMCSVRCPIKVQVKDGQVRWIEGNPQVPGMEGSLCPRGSAGISLLYDRERLQTPLIRDGERGEGRWRKASWNEALDYVAEKLKKIISEYGPQSLVMGERTNLSTHVSKTFLKALGSPNHFTHDALCKGSVNTACRSLFGYTDAQIGIDYKNTRHIVLYGRNIFEAIAVKEVNGLMDAIQAGAKVTYIDPRVSVTATKADRYWMIRPGTDLALNYALIHVILQERLYDAAYVDRWVLGLSELQDFVQPFTPQWAEQETGIPADEIIDFARKISRDKPSVIFHYGYRGAHQQNEIHLRRSILILNALMGSVEAKGGIFFKKGPGALGKKPARKLTDQTLPKVTTVRFDKVGTPDFPLPDPAHGVPQVLTEAILKENPYPIKALIANRFDPLKSIPDTNGMKKALEKLDLIVTIDINMSDIAWYSDVILPESIYLERTDCIQQANGLKPQMFLRRQAVQPRYDTREAAIILKQLAERLDIGQYFPYQTMEELVEWQLEPTGFTLKDFEAKGFVAYGKDPIFWDRQDGIQFKTPSGKIELVSSLLENAGFPSFPPYPKAPEPAENRFRLTVGRVALHTHVSTQNNPLLSELFPENVLWINTAKAKAIGIQNNDRVEVSSSVGSGTIRAFVTDFIHPEAVFMVHGFGHEAKTASRCFNKGLADNVLQENLTDWVGGSPALHDTFVTVKRVQ, encoded by the coding sequence ATGGAAAAAACCGTTTATACGTTGTGTTTCATGTGTTCCGTCCGCTGTCCGATCAAGGTTCAGGTCAAAGACGGACAGGTTCGGTGGATTGAAGGAAATCCCCAGGTTCCAGGCATGGAAGGAAGCCTATGCCCGAGAGGCTCCGCAGGCATTTCCCTGTTGTATGACCGGGAACGGTTGCAGACCCCCCTGATTCGGGATGGCGAACGGGGAGAAGGCAGATGGCGAAAGGCATCCTGGAACGAGGCCCTCGACTATGTGGCCGAAAAACTCAAGAAGATCATCTCTGAATACGGCCCGCAAAGTCTGGTGATGGGTGAGCGAACCAACCTCTCCACCCATGTCTCCAAAACCTTCCTCAAGGCCCTCGGCTCGCCCAACCATTTCACGCACGATGCCCTGTGCAAGGGATCGGTCAACACCGCCTGCAGAAGCCTTTTCGGCTATACGGATGCCCAGATCGGCATCGACTACAAGAACACCCGCCATATCGTCCTGTACGGCAGAAACATTTTCGAAGCCATCGCCGTTAAAGAAGTCAACGGGTTGATGGATGCCATCCAGGCAGGCGCCAAGGTCACCTACATCGATCCACGGGTTTCCGTTACCGCAACCAAGGCGGATCGCTACTGGATGATCCGGCCCGGGACCGATCTGGCGCTCAATTACGCGCTCATTCATGTGATTCTTCAGGAAAGACTCTACGACGCCGCCTATGTCGATCGTTGGGTGCTGGGGCTTTCCGAACTGCAGGATTTCGTACAGCCTTTCACACCGCAATGGGCCGAGCAGGAAACCGGTATTCCTGCCGATGAAATCATCGATTTCGCCCGGAAAATCAGCCGGGACAAACCATCGGTCATCTTCCACTACGGGTATCGCGGCGCCCACCAGCAGAACGAAATTCACCTGCGCCGTTCGATTCTGATTCTCAATGCGCTCATGGGCAGCGTCGAAGCCAAAGGCGGCATTTTCTTCAAGAAAGGCCCCGGCGCACTGGGCAAAAAACCGGCCCGCAAACTGACGGATCAAACCCTTCCCAAAGTCACCACCGTTCGTTTCGACAAGGTCGGGACCCCCGATTTCCCCCTGCCTGATCCGGCCCATGGCGTGCCCCAGGTGCTGACAGAGGCCATCCTGAAGGAAAATCCCTACCCGATCAAGGCACTGATCGCCAACCGCTTCGATCCGCTCAAATCGATCCCGGATACCAACGGGATGAAAAAAGCCCTGGAAAAGCTCGATCTCATCGTCACCATCGACATCAACATGAGCGATATCGCCTGGTACTCCGATGTCATCCTCCCCGAATCGATCTATCTCGAGCGAACCGATTGCATCCAGCAGGCGAACGGCCTCAAACCGCAGATGTTCCTGCGCAGGCAGGCGGTGCAACCCCGCTACGACACCCGGGAAGCGGCCATCATCCTGAAACAACTCGCGGAACGGCTCGACATCGGTCAATACTTCCCTTATCAGACGATGGAAGAGCTTGTCGAATGGCAGCTCGAGCCGACCGGATTCACGCTCAAGGATTTCGAAGCCAAAGGATTCGTGGCCTACGGAAAAGACCCGATTTTCTGGGATCGCCAGGATGGCATCCAGTTCAAGACGCCTTCCGGCAAAATCGAATTGGTCTCATCCCTATTGGAAAATGCGGGCTTCCCATCCTTCCCGCCTTACCCGAAAGCGCCGGAACCTGCCGAAAACCGCTTCCGCCTGACGGTAGGCCGCGTTGCGCTGCACACCCATGTATCCACCCAGAACAATCCGCTGCTGAGCGAGCTGTTTCCGGAAAACGTGCTCTGGATCAACACTGCCAAAGCCAAGGCGATCGGCATCCAGAACAATGACCGGGTCGAAGTGAGCTCGAGTGTCGGCTCCGGCACCATTCGCGCCTTTGTCACGGACTTCATCCACCCGGAAGCCGTCTTCATGGTGCATGGATTCGGGCACGAAGCCAAGACCGCATCCCGCTGCTTCAACAAGGGGCTGGCCGATAACGTTCTGCAGGAAAACCTGACGGATTGGGTTGGCGGAAGCCCGGCGCTGCACGATACGTTCGTTACGGTCAAACGGGTCCAGTGA
- a CDS encoding sulfite exporter TauE/SafE family protein: MTQSTKSFIVLGILAALLLTPFILPQTAYADKLTDAIAKTPVGTGKGQIDPKAAPGYLGIPGGPNVNHIVAFLWAVWVGWIFSTVGAFGGIMAGVGHISIYGLGSYAGSFRETSPVLNKVVTDSVRVSNQFLVGMSALISSINYYKMGRLVVPLGIALAIGSMGGSYLVPLLTAGKVSFKAYQGYFGLFVLLLGCWMLYETTPTGAAKKKAAKAAADAFEKVMKEKKAGANVDTRDLGVKIVEFSVSRVRFTFYGVEFNFNPLFPVLGGFVIAAVASFIGVGGGFLLVPFLTSVSGLPMYLSAGTSAFAVLIGMITSIFSYIQQGTIVHWSLIGLEMAGIVVGSIVGPYTSKYLPDKALKVLFIILAFVVGINYVTKSFFGFAILGR, translated from the coding sequence ATGACGCAATCAACTAAATCCTTTATCGTGCTGGGGATTCTCGCAGCCCTGCTGCTCACCCCCTTTATTTTACCCCAAACCGCCTATGCGGACAAACTGACGGATGCCATCGCCAAAACCCCGGTCGGAACAGGCAAAGGTCAGATCGATCCCAAAGCGGCGCCCGGTTATCTCGGCATTCCGGGCGGCCCAAACGTCAATCATATCGTCGCCTTCCTGTGGGCCGTGTGGGTTGGCTGGATTTTTTCCACGGTTGGTGCCTTCGGCGGAATCATGGCCGGCGTCGGGCACATTTCCATTTACGGCTTAGGAAGCTATGCTGGATCCTTTCGAGAAACATCACCGGTTTTGAATAAGGTCGTTACCGATTCCGTCCGGGTTTCCAATCAGTTTCTTGTTGGCATGAGCGCTCTCATTTCTTCAATCAACTATTACAAAATGGGAAGGCTTGTCGTTCCGCTCGGCATAGCATTGGCCATCGGTTCGATGGGGGGTAGCTACCTCGTTCCTCTCCTGACAGCCGGCAAAGTTTCCTTTAAAGCATACCAGGGTTATTTCGGACTCTTTGTCCTGCTTCTTGGCTGCTGGATGCTCTATGAAACGACACCAACAGGTGCCGCCAAGAAAAAAGCCGCAAAAGCTGCCGCAGACGCCTTTGAAAAAGTCATGAAGGAAAAAAAGGCAGGCGCCAACGTCGATACCCGAGATCTGGGTGTTAAAATCGTAGAATTCAGTGTATCCCGTGTCCGCTTCACCTTCTACGGCGTCGAGTTCAATTTCAACCCGTTGTTCCCGGTCCTCGGCGGTTTTGTCATTGCAGCGGTCGCCTCTTTTATCGGTGTTGGTGGCGGCTTCCTGCTGGTTCCCTTCCTGACCAGCGTATCGGGACTTCCGATGTATCTTTCGGCAGGCACATCCGCCTTTGCCGTCCTCATCGGCATGATCACCAGTATTTTCAGCTATATCCAGCAGGGGACCATCGTTCACTGGTCCCTGATCGGGCTTGAGATGGCCGGAATCGTGGTGGGTTCGATTGTAGGACCCTACACTTCGAAATATCTTCCCGATAAGGCATTGAAAGTATTATTTATCATTCTTGCTTTTGTTGTTGGTATCAATTATGTTACAAAATCTTTTTTCGGTTTTGCAATTTTAGGTCGTTAA
- the der gene encoding ribosome biogenesis GTPase Der, which yields MMKPIVALVGRPNVGKSTLFNRLTRTRNALVDDRPGVTRDRHFGEAVWNDIPFTVVDTGGFLAEDTDPFAPLIRTQVIQAVSEADVVVLILDGKYGVSPYDGDMLRLLRSQARRLAVVVNKIDGPMKEIHLNEFYELGFEPLFSLSAEHAYGIEDFLDHLVGLFPEIDSDTEPIQEDEQISTIRLAIVGRPNVGKSSLINRIIGENRLLVSDVPGTTRDAIDISFRKGKNEYVLIDTAGIRRKAKVDEKIEKLSIIKSLQSLEHCDIALIVLDAAAGVTEQDVHIAGYAAERNCGCIFLWNKWDLVDKQVKTVRTMTEMLRDTAKFLQFAPVLTVSAQTGQRVSGIFPLVDTVFRQYGCRLTTAAVNRMLEKALARKEPSIFRGKRLKFYYMTQVATRPPSFVAFVNHPEGIHFSYERYLINQIRQEFGLDVTPIRLMFRERSGRKLPSRAK from the coding sequence ATGATGAAACCAATTGTAGCGCTCGTCGGCAGGCCCAATGTGGGCAAATCGACGTTGTTCAACCGGTTGACGCGAACCCGAAACGCCCTCGTGGACGATCGGCCCGGGGTGACGCGGGACAGGCATTTCGGGGAGGCCGTATGGAACGATATCCCGTTTACCGTGGTCGATACGGGCGGCTTTCTGGCCGAGGATACGGATCCATTCGCCCCTCTGATCCGCACCCAGGTGATTCAGGCTGTTTCCGAAGCCGATGTGGTCGTGCTGATTCTGGATGGCAAATACGGGGTTTCGCCATACGATGGGGATATGCTCCGGTTGCTGCGAAGCCAGGCAAGGCGACTGGCGGTAGTGGTGAACAAGATCGACGGCCCGATGAAGGAAATCCATCTGAACGAGTTCTATGAGCTGGGTTTTGAACCGCTGTTTTCGCTGTCTGCAGAACATGCCTATGGAATCGAAGATTTTCTGGATCACCTGGTGGGGCTTTTCCCGGAAATCGATTCGGACACAGAGCCCATCCAGGAGGATGAGCAGATATCGACCATCCGGCTTGCCATTGTCGGGAGGCCCAATGTCGGCAAAAGCTCCCTGATCAACCGGATCATCGGTGAAAATCGTCTGCTGGTCAGTGATGTGCCCGGCACCACCCGGGATGCGATCGATATTTCGTTTCGAAAAGGCAAAAACGAATATGTGCTGATCGACACGGCCGGTATCCGCAGGAAAGCCAAAGTGGATGAGAAGATCGAGAAGCTCTCCATCATCAAATCCCTGCAAAGCCTCGAGCATTGCGACATCGCCTTGATCGTTCTCGATGCGGCGGCCGGTGTGACGGAGCAGGATGTGCATATTGCCGGGTATGCGGCGGAGCGCAACTGCGGGTGCATTTTTCTGTGGAACAAATGGGATCTGGTGGACAAGCAGGTCAAAACGGTGCGCACCATGACGGAGATGTTGCGGGATACGGCAAAATTTCTGCAGTTTGCCCCTGTCCTGACGGTATCGGCGCAAACCGGCCAGCGGGTGAGTGGCATTTTCCCGCTGGTGGATACGGTGTTTCGGCAATATGGCTGCCGCCTGACAACAGCCGCCGTGAACCGGATGCTCGAAAAGGCCCTCGCGCGAAAAGAGCCCTCCATTTTCCGGGGCAAGCGGCTCAAGTTCTATTACATGACCCAGGTGGCCACCCGTCCGCCCAGCTTTGTGGCTTTCGTCAATCATCCCGAAGGAATTCATTTTTCCTACGAGCGGTATCTGATCAACCAGATCCGGCAGGAATTCGGTCTCGATGTCACCCCGATCCGATTGATGTTTCGCGAGCGATCGGGTAGAAAACTTCCTTCACGCGCAAAATGA
- a CDS encoding replication-associated recombination protein A translates to MDGQPLAERMRPRSLAEFAGQRHLLDRGGMIAAAVAKDLVFSMIFWGPPGVGKTTLARIIARETRSRFIHFSAVLAGVKDIRAVIDQAEANAAQGYRTILFVDEIHRFNKAQQDAFLPHVESGKIILIGATTENPSFEVIPALMSRCTLLVLHRLAQADIESVLRKALADAERGLGRQGLCFADNAIAAIADMADGDARCALNLLETVSATLPAGVGGPDHPVDVSDLEGMVQKKLLHYDKGGEEHYNLISALHKSLRGSDPDAAIYWLERMLSAGEDPFYIARRMVRFASEDVGIADPFALDVAMNAMEAFRFLGHPEGDLALVQAAVYLATAPKSNTLYIAHGKVKEAVKNHGALPVPLRIRNPVTKLMAGLGYGKDYRYAHDYPDAWTPQEYLPEELIGQRFYAPSSRGYERQVKDRLEKWIELKRARRNKE, encoded by the coding sequence ATGGATGGCCAGCCACTGGCCGAGCGCATGCGGCCGAGAAGCCTGGCCGAATTCGCCGGGCAGCGTCATCTGCTCGACAGGGGCGGGATGATTGCAGCCGCAGTGGCCAAGGACCTGGTGTTTTCCATGATTTTCTGGGGTCCGCCCGGAGTCGGGAAAACCACGCTCGCACGGATCATCGCCCGGGAAACCCGCAGCCGCTTCATCCATTTTTCCGCCGTGCTGGCGGGCGTCAAAGACATTCGGGCCGTCATCGATCAGGCGGAGGCAAATGCCGCCCAGGGATACCGGACCATCCTGTTTGTGGATGAAATCCACCGTTTCAACAAGGCCCAGCAGGATGCCTTCCTGCCGCATGTCGAATCGGGAAAGATCATCCTGATTGGCGCAACGACGGAAAATCCTTCCTTTGAAGTGATTCCGGCCCTGATGTCCCGATGCACCCTTCTGGTGCTGCACCGTCTGGCGCAGGCGGATATCGAATCCGTTTTGCGCAAGGCGCTGGCGGATGCCGAAAGGGGCCTTGGCAGGCAGGGGCTGTGTTTTGCGGACAACGCCATTGCGGCCATTGCCGATATGGCGGACGGGGATGCGCGATGCGCCCTGAACCTGCTCGAGACCGTTTCGGCGACATTGCCGGCAGGTGTGGGCGGCCCGGATCATCCGGTGGACGTTTCCGATCTGGAGGGAATGGTCCAAAAGAAGCTGCTTCACTACGACAAAGGGGGTGAAGAGCACTACAATCTCATTTCCGCGCTTCACAAAAGCCTTCGGGGCAGCGATCCGGATGCAGCCATCTACTGGCTGGAGCGGATGCTTTCGGCAGGGGAAGACCCGTTCTATATCGCCAGGCGCATGGTGCGCTTCGCATCGGAAGATGTCGGTATCGCCGATCCGTTCGCGCTGGATGTGGCGATGAACGCCATGGAGGCTTTCCGTTTCCTGGGCCATCCCGAAGGGGATCTCGCGCTCGTTCAGGCTGCCGTTTATCTGGCTACCGCTCCCAAAAGCAATACCCTCTACATTGCCCATGGCAAGGTGAAGGAGGCCGTCAAAAACCACGGGGCGCTTCCCGTTCCGCTGCGTATTCGCAATCCGGTAACCAAGCTCATGGCCGGACTGGGATACGGCAAGGATTATCGGTATGCCCACGACTATCCGGATGCCTGGACCCCGCAGGAGTATCTTCCGGAGGAACTCATCGGTCAGCGCTTCTATGCGCCTTCCAGTCGGGGATACGAGCGGCAGGTCAAGGATCGTCTTGAAAAATGGATCGAACTCAAACGGGCCAGACGCAACAAGGAATGA
- a CDS encoding competence/damage-inducible protein A, with protein MIAEILSTGDEIRTGSLVDTNCAFLAQEIEGMGIRVGRHTTVGDDLDELSATLQEIGARADVAVVTGGLGPTSDDITAEAAARAAGVALAIDPEALRQIEAFFKRIDRPMTDINRKQAMFPEQAVRIDNPIGSAPGFHLIIGKCRFFCLPGVPVEMKRMFRESVCPEIGRMLGADHPIRMITTLSSFGYGESMAAEKLKGFEQEFPDIRLGYRAKFPEVQIKFYLQGDDPEALENRSRLAAEWVRQRLGNRIFSENGESMAQVIGRLLLEKGATLAIAESCTAGLISHWITDVAGSSRYFLSAVVVYANEEKIRLLGVKPETLARHGAVSEAVVTEMAEGARTRSGATYALATSGIAGPDGGTAEKPVGLVWIGVSTPGGTLARSFQFRYGNREANKQMFAMSALEMLRRSL; from the coding sequence ATGATTGCAGAGATTCTTTCAACAGGGGATGAAATCCGTACCGGATCGCTGGTCGACACCAACTGCGCGTTTCTGGCTCAGGAGATCGAAGGGATGGGTATCCGGGTCGGCCGGCATACGACGGTGGGAGACGATCTCGATGAACTTTCGGCCACCTTGCAGGAAATCGGGGCCAGGGCGGATGTCGCCGTTGTGACCGGCGGACTGGGACCGACATCCGATGATATCACCGCCGAAGCGGCGGCCCGAGCCGCAGGCGTCGCCCTTGCGATCGATCCGGAGGCCCTGCGCCAGATCGAGGCGTTCTTCAAGCGGATCGACAGACCGATGACGGATATCAACCGCAAACAGGCGATGTTTCCCGAGCAGGCCGTGCGGATCGACAATCCGATCGGATCGGCGCCGGGTTTTCATCTCATCATCGGGAAATGCCGGTTCTTCTGTTTGCCCGGGGTGCCGGTGGAAATGAAGCGCATGTTCCGGGAAAGCGTTTGCCCGGAAATCGGGCGGATGCTCGGAGCCGACCATCCCATACGCATGATCACCACCCTGTCGAGTTTCGGATATGGCGAGTCCATGGCGGCCGAAAAGCTCAAGGGCTTCGAGCAGGAATTCCCCGACATTCGCCTCGGGTATCGGGCCAAGTTCCCGGAGGTGCAGATCAAGTTTTATCTCCAGGGCGACGATCCCGAAGCGCTCGAAAACCGATCCCGTTTGGCTGCCGAATGGGTCAGACAGCGCCTGGGCAACCGGATCTTTTCGGAAAACGGCGAGTCCATGGCCCAGGTCATCGGCAGGCTGCTCCTGGAAAAAGGGGCTACGCTCGCCATCGCCGAAAGCTGCACCGCAGGACTCATTTCCCACTGGATCACCGATGTCGCCGGCAGTTCCCGCTATTTTCTTTCGGCAGTCGTCGTTTATGCCAATGAAGAAAAAATCCGCCTGCTTGGCGTCAAGCCCGAAACGCTGGCGCGGCACGGGGCCGTATCGGAGGCTGTCGTCACGGAGATGGCAGAGGGCGCGCGAACGCGATCCGGCGCCACCTACGCTCTGGCCACCAGCGGCATTGCGGGACCCGATGGCGGTACAGCCGAAAAGCCCGTCGGTCTGGTCTGGATCGGTGTATCGACGCCCGGTGGCACCCTGGCCCGTTCCTTTCAATTCCGCTATGGCAATCGCGAGGCGAACAAACAGATGTTTGCCATGAGCGCCCTTGAAATGCTCAGAAGGTCTTTATGA
- a CDS encoding ABC transporter ATP-binding protein codes for MATTLIESTKNIVRVSDVTKTFKLGKIDVQALKGVNLEIAAGQYISIMGPSGSGKTTLFNMIGGLDKPTTGRVFIDEVDIAQLDAYELAWLRCRKIGYIFQTFNIIQVMTAIENVTLPMIFAGVNEDEAVQKGRMLLELVGLGERFNHKPFELSGGQQQRVAIARALANDPVIILADEPTGNLDLTTGEQIITLLKTLSQERGVTVISATHDIKMLNVSDQVIWIRDGLVDRIENREALTISVGQIDTRKK; via the coding sequence ATGGCAACAACCCTAATCGAGTCGACCAAGAATATCGTTCGAGTTTCCGATGTCACCAAGACCTTCAAACTCGGCAAAATCGACGTGCAGGCGCTCAAGGGCGTCAATCTCGAGATTGCCGCAGGCCAGTACATTTCCATCATGGGGCCATCGGGGTCGGGCAAGACCACCCTGTTCAACATGATTGGCGGGCTCGACAAGCCGACCACGGGCAGGGTCTTCATCGATGAGGTGGACATCGCGCAGCTTGACGCCTATGAGCTGGCCTGGCTGCGGTGCCGAAAAATCGGCTATATCTTTCAGACCTTCAATATCATTCAGGTGATGACGGCCATCGAAAATGTCACCCTGCCCATGATTTTCGCCGGTGTCAACGAGGACGAGGCCGTGCAGAAGGGCAGGATGCTGCTCGAGTTGGTAGGGTTAGGGGAGCGCTTCAACCACAAGCCGTTCGAGCTTTCCGGCGGGCAGCAGCAGCGGGTGGCCATCGCAAGGGCACTTGCCAACGATCCGGTGATCATTCTGGCGGATGAGCCCACTGGCAATCTGGACCTGACCACAGGCGAGCAGATCATCACCCTGCTGAAAACGCTCAGCCAGGAACGCGGGGTGACGGTGATCTCCGCAACCCACGACATCAAGATGCTCAACGTTTCCGATCAGGTCATCTGGATTCGGGACGGGCTTGTGGACCGGATCGAGAACCGGGAGGCCCTGACCATTTCGGTCGGGCAGATCGATACCCGAAAGAAATAG